A genomic stretch from Tamandua tetradactyla isolate mTamTet1 chromosome 15, mTamTet1.pri, whole genome shotgun sequence includes:
- the WDR6 gene encoding LOW QUALITY PROTEIN: tRNA (34-2'-O)-methyltransferase regulator WDR6 (The sequence of the model RefSeq protein was modified relative to this genomic sequence to represent the inferred CDS: deleted 1 base in 1 codon) translates to MMKRVQNLLGHYLIHGFRVRPEPSGDLDSEAMVAVFGSKGLRIVKVGWAQGHFRELWRSGLWNMSDWIWDVHWLEGNVALALGHNSVVLYDPVVGSILQEVPCTDRCTLSSACLIGDTWKELTMVAGAISNQLLVWYPAAGSTDKPVAPDQRVSGHVGVIFSMSYLESKGLLATASEDRSVRIWKVGDLRVPGGRVQNIGHCFGHSARVWQVRLLENYLISAGEDCVCLVWSHEGEILQAFRGHQGRGIRAIAAHKQQAWVITGGDDSGIRLWHLLGRGYPGSGVSALCFKSRTRAGTLKAVTLAGSWRLLAVTDKGALYLYDLEVKCWEQLLEDKRFQSYCLLEAAPGPEGLGLCAMANGEGHVKVVPINSPTAAVDQTLFQGKVYSLSWALRGYEELLLLASGPGGVVACLEISAAPSGKAIFVNERCRYLLPPSKQRWHTCSTFLSPGDFLVCGDRRGSVLLFPSRPGLLKAPVVGGKAGVSGTGGGNGEGGNASPGWGPVSVLPSLHGKQGVTSVTCHGGYVYTTGRDGAYYQLFVLGGQLQPVLRQKSCRGMNWLAGLRMVTDGSLVILGFHANEFVVWSPRSHEKLHIVNCGGGHRSWAFSDTEAAVAFAYLKDGDVMLYRALGGCTRPHVILREGLHGREITCVKRVGTITLGSEFGVQRDNLEPGSKGPSLTDIVITGSEDTTICVLALPTATGSAHALTAICNHISSVRAVAVWGVGTPGGPEDPRPGMTAHVVSAGGRAEMHCFSIMITQDPSTPSRLACHVMHLSSHRLDEYWDRQRHRHRMVKVDPEIRYMSLAVCELDQSGLGPLVAAACSDGAVRLFLLQDSGRRLQLLAETFHHKRCVLRVHSFTHESSNRQRRVFLCSAATDGSLAFWDLSTVLDHGSTALEPSADRGLPYRLGDPCLTLQAHSCGVNSLHTLPTREGHHLVASGSEDGSLHVFVLMVEVPELEEATGEVELRSQLHVLEEYSVPCAHAAHVTGLKILSPSLMVSASIDQRLIFWRLGHGEPTFMNSTVYHVPDVADMDCWPVSPEFGHRCALVGQGLEIYNWYD, encoded by the exons ATGATGAAGCGAGTGCAGAACCTACTTGGCCATTATCTTATCCATGGATTCCGTGTGCGGCCAGAGCCCAGTGGAGACCTTGACTCTGAGGCCATGGTGGCTGTGTTTGGGAGCAAGGGGCTCCGAATCGTCAAAGTTGGCTGGGCGCAGGGCCATTTCCGGGAGCTGTGGCGCTCTGGCCTGTGGAACATGTCCGACTGGATCTGGGATGTACACTGGCTGGAGGGGAATGTGGCCTTAGCCCTAGGTCACAATTCAGTGGTGCTATATGACCCTGTGGTAGGGAGCATCCTGCAGGAAGTGCCCTGCACAGACAGGTGCACCCTTTCCTCAGCCTGCCTGATTGGAGACACCTGGAAGGAGCTGACCATGGTGGCAGGTGCCATTTCCAACCAGCTCCTAGTCTGGTATCCAGCAGCTGGTTCAACAGACAAGCCTGTGGCACCTGACCAGCGGGTCAGTGGGCATGTGGGTGTCATCTTCAGCATGTCTTACCTGGAAAGCAAGGGCTTGCTGGCCACAGCTTCGGAAGACAGAAGTGTCCGCATCTGGAAAGTGGGTGACCTGCGGGTACCTGGGGGTCGGGTGCAGAATATTGGGCACTGCTTTGGGCACAGTGCCCGTGTATGGCAGGTCAGGCTTTTAGAGAATTACCTCATCAGTGCAGGAGAGGACTGTGTCTGCCTGGTATGGAGCCACGAAGGTGAGATCCTCCAAGCCTTTAGGGGCCACCAGGGCCGTGGGATCCGGGCCATAGCTGCCCACAAGCAGCAGGCCTGGGTGATCACAGGGGGTGATGACTCAGGCATCCGGCTGTGGCACCTGTTAGGGCGTGGGTACCCAGGCTCAGGAGTCTCAGCTCTCTGCTTCAAATCTCGTACTAGGGCAGGTACCCTTAAGGCTGTGACGCTGGCTGGCTCTTGGCGATTGTTAGCAGTGACTGACAAAGGGGCCTTGTATCTCTATGACCTTGAGGTCAAGTGCTGGGAACAGCTGCTGGAGGACAAACGCTTCCAGTCCTACTGCCTGCTGGAGGCAGCCCCTGGTCCTGAGGGCTTAGGTCTGTGTGCCATGGCCAATGGGGAGGGTCATGTCAAGGTCGTCCCCATCAACAGTCCAACTGCTGCTGTGGACCAAACCCTCTTCCAAGGGAAAGTGTACAGCCTGAGCTGGGCCCTGCGTGGCTACGAGGAGCTCCTGTTGCTGGCATCAGGCCCTGGTGGAGTGGTGGCTTGCCTGGAGATCTCAGCTGCACCCTCTGGCAAGGCCATCTTTGTCAACGAACGCTGTCGCTACCTGTTACCCCCAAGCAAGCAGAGGTGGCACACATGTAGCACCTTCCTGTCCCCAGGTGACTTCCTGGTGTGCGGGGACCGTAGAGGCTCTGTGCTGCTTTTCCCCTCCAGACCAGGTCTACTCAAGGCTCCTGTGGTTGGAGGCAAGGCTGGGGTATCTGGAACTGGTGGTGGCAATGGTGAGGGTGGGAATGCCTCACCTGGGTGGGGTCCTGTGTCCGTCCTTCCTTCTCTGCATGGGAAGCAGGGTGTGACCTCAGTCACCTGCCATGGTGGCTACGTTTATACCACAGGGCGTGATGGGGCCTACTACCAACTCTTTGTGCTAGGTGGCCAGCTCCAGCCAGTTCTACGACAGAAGTCCTGTCGAGGCATGAATTGGCTGGCTGGGCTCCGCATGGTGACTGATGGGAGCTTGGTCATCCTGGGTTTCCATGCCAATGAGTTTGTGGTATGGAGTCCCCGGTCGCATGAGAAGCTGCACATTGTCAACTGTGGTGGCGGGCATCGCTCCTGGGCCTTTTCTGATACAGAGGCAGCTGTGGCCTTTGCCTACCTTAAGGATGGGGATGTCATGTTGTACCGGGCCCTGGGTGGCTGCACCCGGCCACATGTGATTCTCCGGGAGGGACTGCATGGCCGTGAAATCACCTGTGTGAAGCGTGTGGGCACTATCACCCTGGGGTCCGAATTTGGGGTGCAGCGTGACAACCTGGAGCCTGGCAGCAAGGGACCCAGCCTGACTGACATTGTGATCACAGGCAGTGAGGACACTACTATCTGTGTCCTGGCGCTCCCCACAGCCACGGGCTCAGCCCATGCCCTCACAGCTATCTGCAACCATATCTCCTCTGTACGTGCTGTAGCTGTCTGGGGTGTTGGCACACCAGGTGGCCCTGAGGATCCTCGGCCAGGTATGACTGCCCATGTGGTGTCGGCG GGGGGCCGGGCTGAGATGCATTGTTTCAGCATCATGATCACCCAGGACCCTAGCACCCCAAGccgtcttgcctgccatgtcatgCACCTTTCTTCGCACCGGCTAGATGAGTACTGGGACCGGCAGCGCCATCGGCACCGGATGGTCAAGGTGGACCCAGAAATCAG GTACATGTCCCTTGCTGTGTGTGAGCTCGACCAGTCTGGCCTTGGCCCCCTAGTGGCTGCAGCCTGTAGTGATGGGGCCGTGAG GCTCTTTCTCTTACAGGACTCTGGGCGGCGGCTGCAGCTTCTTGCTGAAACCTTCCACCACAAGCGGTGTGTCCTCAGGGTCCATTCTTTTACACATGAGTCATCTAACCGGCAGCG GAGGGTGTTCCTGTGCAGTGCAGCTACTGATGGCAGCCTGGCCTTCTGGGACCTCAGCACTGTGCTAGACCATGGCTCCACTGCCCTGGAGCCATCAGCAGACCGTGGTCTGCCCTACC GGCTGGGTGACCCCTGCCTGACGCTCCAGGCCCACAGCTGTGGTGTCAACAGCCTGCACACGTTGCCCACACGTGAGGGCCACCATCTCGTGGCCAGTGGCAGTGAGGATGGCTCCCTCCATGTTTTTGTGCTTATGGTGGAGGTGCCAGAGTTGGAAGAGGCTACGGGGGAGGTTGAGCTGAGGTCCCAGCTGCATGTGCTAGAGGAATACTCTGTCCCCTGTGCACATGCTGCCCATGTGACAGGCCTTAAGATCCTGAGCCCAAGCCTCATGGTTTCAGCATCCATTGACCAGCGACTGATTTTCTGGCGTCTAGGGCATGGTGAGCCCACTTTCATGAACAGCACTGTGTACCATGTGCCAGACGTGGCTGACATGGACTGCTGGCCTGTGAGCCCTGAGTTTGGTCACCGGTGTGCTCTTGTTGGTCAAGGGCTTGAGATTTACAACTGGTATGACTGA